CCTGGTGATCCCGAAGGAGCACGTCGATTCGATGGCACATCTCGAGCCCCGGCACGAGGCCGCGATGGGCCGCCTGCTGGTCGCTGCCGCGCGGATTGCGCGGGATCAAGGCTGCACCGACGGCTTCCGCACTATCGTCAATACCGGAAGGGTCGGTTTGCAGGAGGTGTATCATCTGCATCTGCACATTCTGGGCGGCGCAGATCCCCTGCCGCCCATGTTGAAGCGCTAAGGAGAGCGGTATATGGGTTCATTCAGCATCTGGCACTGGCTGATCGTGCTGGTCATCGTCATGCTGGTGTTCGGAACGAAGAAGCTGCGCAACATCGGATCGGATCTGGGTGGTGCGGTGAAGGGCTTCAAGGAAGGCATGAAGGAGGGCGACGCCACGGCCG
This DNA window, taken from Thauera sp. K11, encodes the following:
- the tatA gene encoding Sec-independent protein translocase subunit TatA — encoded protein: MGSFSIWHWLIVLVIVMLVFGTKKLRNIGSDLGGAVKGFKEGMKEGDATAGSSQQKIAGDGQTIEGEAREKVDKTS
- a CDS encoding histidine triad nucleotide-binding protein produces the protein MSDCLFCRIVRGEIPARKVYEDEHILAFHDIRPLAPVHVLVIPKEHVDSMAHLEPRHEAAMGRLLVAAARIARDQGCTDGFRTIVNTGRVGLQEVYHLHLHILGGADPLPPMLKR